A genomic region of Gimesia chilikensis contains the following coding sequences:
- a CDS encoding TAT-variant-translocated molybdopterin oxidoreductase: MDKKYWRSLGELHSTPEFEEILHREFPVAASEYPEGVSRRRWMQIMGASVALASVSGCRWEDEKISPSVSRPEGMIPGEPQKYATFVELGGQAQSLLVTSYDGRPIKVEGNPDSAQNRGSSTAQAQSETLSLYDPDRAVGVIERQDGNRYVRDWQAFLAYSDKVLGQARENGGAKLRVLADLSTSVTRKGLQDKFAAMYPQARWFDYGAGNRDNAYAGSRLAFGEVVRPHFDLKKANIIVCLDEDLLSEHPAGMLHTREWAARRDPAAGPMNRLYVVESRYTTTGVAADHRLPTRSVDLGAFLSKLESQVQARVDGKKPEAASDEYADKVLAAMAEDLVANQGSSLIAIGENQPAELHARVHKLNEQLGNVGETVKYTQEPLATELPSVEALRTLTDEMQSGAVETLVILGGNPAYNAPGDIDFVSALSKVPNAIHLGEYEDETSLLCHWHLPKTHPFEQWGDSRAYDGTLCVGQPLIEPLHDGKSEVELLAILCGDKHPVALDLVKEAVKGSLDSMAVNASWRRSVHDGFVKGTSLPAVSPKVKDLPAAKDVETSDEDLELVFYLSPKLYDGRFANSGWLQETPDSLSKITWDNAALIAPKTADDLGVKFGSVVKLILDGKSLELPVYVMPGQAPNSVAVALGYGRTAAGLVGGDVARDVKPVGENVAALQAKGAMNFKTGLKVEDTGKHYELAVTQDHHAIDTVGGNEVLGRVGQLVREGTLGEWEKYPDFAEHRTHHPPLKSPWEELSYDGHAWGMSIDLSKCVGCNACTVACQAENNVPVVGREQVINSREMHWMRIDRYFTGDDVNNPGVATQPMLCQQCELAPCEQVCPVAATVHTDEGLNDMVYNRCVGTRYCANNCPYKVRRFNYFNFNKVYEEPRGKLQALVLNPEVTVRHRGVMEKCTYCVQRIKAVQIEAKNEQRPIKDGEIVTACQQACSAKAIEFGDLNNENSRVAKAHANPRTYTALSELNIKPRTSYMARISNPHPSLAPPVPEPHGHGHGEQHAEADGHGDHEHDEKHEKSEKH; encoded by the coding sequence GATATTGCATCGCGAGTTTCCCGTGGCCGCTTCGGAGTATCCCGAAGGTGTTTCGCGGCGTCGCTGGATGCAGATCATGGGTGCCTCTGTCGCTCTGGCCAGTGTGTCAGGGTGTCGCTGGGAAGATGAGAAGATTTCACCGAGCGTGTCTCGTCCCGAGGGGATGATTCCCGGTGAGCCTCAGAAATATGCGACCTTTGTTGAGCTGGGTGGGCAGGCTCAAAGTCTGCTGGTCACCAGCTACGACGGGCGTCCGATCAAAGTCGAAGGGAATCCGGATTCGGCACAGAACCGTGGTTCTTCCACGGCACAGGCGCAGTCAGAAACTCTGTCTCTGTACGATCCCGATCGTGCGGTCGGCGTGATTGAGCGTCAGGACGGAAATCGCTATGTCCGTGACTGGCAGGCGTTTCTGGCATATTCAGATAAAGTGCTGGGTCAGGCACGCGAGAACGGTGGGGCCAAGCTGCGAGTGCTCGCCGATCTCAGTACTTCTGTAACCCGCAAGGGATTGCAGGACAAATTCGCAGCCATGTATCCCCAGGCACGCTGGTTCGATTATGGAGCCGGTAACCGGGATAATGCTTACGCCGGTTCTCGTCTGGCGTTCGGCGAAGTTGTTCGTCCTCACTTCGATCTGAAGAAAGCGAACATCATTGTCTGCCTGGATGAAGATCTGCTGTCAGAGCATCCCGCCGGCATGTTGCACACTCGCGAGTGGGCCGCCCGTCGAGATCCTGCCGCTGGTCCGATGAACCGTCTCTACGTGGTTGAAAGCCGTTACACCACAACTGGTGTGGCTGCCGATCATCGTCTGCCGACGCGTTCGGTCGATCTGGGGGCGTTCCTGTCGAAACTGGAATCTCAGGTTCAGGCCCGTGTCGATGGTAAGAAGCCGGAAGCGGCCAGCGATGAATACGCTGACAAAGTTCTCGCTGCGATGGCTGAAGACCTGGTGGCCAATCAGGGTTCCAGCCTGATCGCGATCGGCGAGAATCAGCCTGCTGAGTTGCACGCCCGCGTCCATAAGCTGAATGAGCAGCTGGGCAACGTTGGCGAGACGGTCAAGTACACGCAGGAGCCGCTGGCAACGGAACTTCCTTCTGTCGAAGCACTGCGGACGTTGACCGATGAAATGCAGTCTGGTGCCGTCGAAACCCTGGTCATTCTGGGCGGAAACCCCGCCTACAATGCTCCTGGCGACATCGACTTTGTCTCTGCTCTTTCCAAGGTGCCGAATGCGATTCACCTGGGTGAGTATGAAGATGAAACTTCACTGCTCTGTCACTGGCACCTGCCCAAAACGCATCCGTTCGAACAGTGGGGTGATTCCCGGGCTTACGACGGAACTCTGTGTGTGGGTCAGCCTCTGATTGAGCCTCTGCATGACGGAAAGTCAGAAGTCGAACTGCTGGCAATTCTGTGCGGCGACAAGCATCCGGTCGCTCTGGATCTGGTGAAAGAAGCCGTTAAGGGCTCGCTGGATTCCATGGCTGTTAACGCTTCCTGGCGTCGCTCGGTGCATGATGGTTTCGTGAAAGGCACATCGCTGCCCGCAGTCTCTCCCAAAGTGAAAGACCTGCCTGCTGCCAAGGATGTTGAAACTTCCGACGAAGATCTGGAGCTGGTCTTCTACCTCAGCCCGAAACTATATGACGGTCGCTTCGCCAACAGTGGCTGGTTGCAGGAAACTCCCGACAGCCTGAGCAAGATTACCTGGGACAACGCAGCCCTGATTGCGCCGAAAACCGCCGATGACCTGGGCGTCAAATTCGGTTCCGTCGTCAAGCTGATTCTGGATGGAAAGTCTCTGGAACTGCCCGTTTACGTGATGCCCGGTCAGGCTCCGAATTCGGTTGCTGTCGCTCTGGGCTACGGTCGTACCGCCGCTGGTCTGGTTGGCGGAGATGTCGCTCGCGATGTAAAGCCGGTTGGTGAAAACGTCGCTGCCCTGCAGGCTAAGGGGGCGATGAACTTCAAGACCGGTCTGAAAGTCGAAGACACCGGCAAGCATTACGAACTCGCCGTCACCCAGGATCACCATGCCATCGACACCGTCGGCGGCAACGAAGTGCTGGGCCGCGTTGGTCAGCTGGTCCGGGAAGGCACCTTGGGTGAGTGGGAAAAATATCCCGACTTCGCCGAACATCGGACACACCATCCGCCTCTCAAGTCACCTTGGGAAGAACTGTCTTACGATGGTCATGCCTGGGGGATGTCGATCGACCTCTCCAAGTGCGTGGGCTGTAATGCCTGTACCGTCGCCTGTCAGGCAGAGAACAACGTTCCGGTCGTCGGTCGCGAGCAGGTTATCAACAGCCGCGAAATGCACTGGATGCGAATCGATCGTTACTTCACCGGTGACGACGTCAACAATCCCGGCGTAGCAACTCAGCCGATGCTCTGTCAGCAGTGCGAACTGGCACCCTGTGAGCAGGTTTGTCCGGTCGCTGCTACCGTGCACACCGACGAAGGTCTGAACGACATGGTTTACAACCGCTGTGTCGGTACCCGTTACTGTGCGAACAACTGTCCTTATAAAGTACGTCGCTTCAATTACTTCAACTTCAACAAGGTTTACGAAGAGCCACGCGGCAAGCTGCAGGCTCTGGTCCTGAACCCGGAAGTCACGGTGCGTCATCGTGGTGTGATGGAGAAATGTACTTACTGTGTGCAGCGAATCAAAGCCGTTCAGATCGAAGCCAAGAACGAACAGCGACCGATCAAGGATGGCGAAATCGTCACCGCTTGCCAGCAGGCCTGTTCTGCCAAGGCGATTGAGTTTGGCGACCTGAATAACGAAAACAGCCGCGTTGCCAAGGCCCATGCAAATCCACGGACCTACACGGCACTGTCGGAACTGAATATCAAACCTCGTACTTCTTACATGGCCCGGATTTCGAATCCACATCCATCACTGGCACCTCCGGTTCCAGAACCTCATGGTCACGGTCATGGCGAACAGCATGCTGAGGCTGACGGTCACGGCGATCATGAACATGATGAGAAGCACGAAAAGAGTGAGAAACATTAA